The Aminithiophilus ramosus genome contains a region encoding:
- a CDS encoding glycerophosphodiester phosphodiesterase — MLVLGHRGASGYAPENTASAFRKALALGGDGFELDVQRTRDGVVVVHHDWSLLRTTGTPSFIADRTYGEIAGLDAGSWFSEAFRGEPVPRLDDVLDLTPPDRIVNVEIKSRAGDAPGLEESVVALLEARGRLEETIVSSFNHASLRRLGEIAPSLRLGLLYDGVLLNPWDYARREGLRLYSLHPAEEYLSADQVRRAHEEGLRVACWTVNDGDRARELESFGVDMVITNYPDRCRPSRP; from the coding sequence ATGCTCGTTCTGGGACACAGGGGAGCCTCGGGCTACGCCCCGGAGAACACGGCATCGGCCTTCAGGAAGGCCTTGGCCTTAGGCGGTGACGGCTTCGAGCTCGACGTCCAGAGGACCAGGGACGGCGTCGTCGTCGTCCATCACGACTGGTCCCTTCTTCGGACGACGGGAACGCCGTCCTTCATCGCCGATCGGACCTACGGCGAGATCGCCGGCCTCGACGCCGGTTCCTGGTTTTCCGAGGCCTTCAGGGGAGAACCCGTTCCCCGCCTCGACGACGTGCTGGACCTGACGCCGCCGGACCGCATCGTCAACGTGGAGATCAAAAGCCGTGCCGGCGACGCCCCCGGGCTGGAGGAATCCGTCGTCGCCCTTCTGGAGGCCCGGGGACGGCTGGAAGAGACGATCGTCTCCTCCTTCAACCACGCCAGCCTGAGACGGCTGGGAGAGATCGCCCCCTCCCTTAGGCTGGGCCTGCTCTACGACGGAGTCCTCCTCAATCCCTGGGACTATGCCCGCAGGGAAGGGCTCCGGCTCTACAGCCTCCACCCGGCGGAGGAGTACCTGTCGGCCGACCAGGTCCGTCGGGCCCACGAAGAGGGGCTCCGCGTCGCCTGCTGGACGGTCAACGACGGCGACCGGGCCCGGGAGCTGGAATCCTTCGGCGTCGACATGGTCATCACCAACTACCCCGACCGCTGCCGGCCCTCCCGCCCCTGA
- a CDS encoding extracellular solute-binding protein — translation MKRVSLLPLLLVTLLFPFFTAEASAAPKKAVVRVITWSGYAPQELLDAFTTETGYPVEVTLSNNEEMISKLRATRGGGFDLAQPSQDRISSVVEQYGLYQAIDFSRIDEGQIDPSLLKAVKENTLVKGQSYAVPHVYGTEGLVVNRAKAPDIKDFKDLLDPKYAGRVSYRLKRPTLIGMGFSLGHNPFALYGDKGAYQKFLDAMETTLIGAKPSVKTYWDNGDQLLQLLRSGEVWAASAWEQAGWKLHGENPDIDYIAPESGALGWVDTFAIPARAENLDGAYAYINFMLRPENAAFFTNRETYGTASKEAVNFLDPEIKANFTRGLPPEVLAKVNWYPPVPSGIEELEGRTLDKIKAAR, via the coding sequence ATGAAGAGAGTTTCGCTTTTGCCGTTGCTTCTCGTCACGCTGCTTTTCCCGTTTTTCACCGCAGAGGCCTCGGCGGCCCCGAAGAAGGCGGTGGTGCGGGTCATCACCTGGTCGGGCTACGCCCCCCAGGAGCTCCTCGACGCGTTCACGACCGAGACGGGATATCCCGTGGAGGTGACGCTGAGCAACAACGAGGAGATGATCAGCAAGCTCCGGGCCACGCGGGGCGGCGGCTTCGATCTGGCCCAGCCCTCGCAGGACCGCATCTCCTCCGTCGTGGAGCAGTACGGCCTCTATCAGGCCATCGACTTCTCCCGCATCGACGAGGGGCAGATCGATCCCTCTCTCCTCAAGGCCGTCAAGGAGAACACCCTGGTCAAGGGCCAGTCCTACGCCGTGCCTCACGTCTACGGGACGGAGGGACTCGTCGTCAACCGGGCCAAGGCGCCTGACATCAAAGATTTCAAGGATCTTCTCGATCCCAAGTACGCCGGCCGCGTCTCCTACCGCCTCAAGCGCCCGACCCTGATCGGCATGGGCTTCTCCCTGGGGCACAACCCCTTCGCCCTCTACGGCGACAAGGGGGCCTACCAGAAGTTCCTCGACGCGATGGAGACGACCCTCATCGGCGCCAAGCCTTCGGTGAAGACCTACTGGGACAACGGCGACCAGCTCCTCCAGCTCCTCCGCTCCGGCGAGGTCTGGGCCGCCTCGGCCTGGGAGCAGGCCGGATGGAAGCTCCACGGCGAGAACCCGGACATCGACTACATCGCCCCCGAGAGCGGCGCCCTGGGCTGGGTCGACACCTTCGCCATCCCCGCCCGCGCCGAGAACCTCGACGGCGCCTACGCCTACATCAACTTCATGCTCCGCCCCGAGAACGCCGCCTTCTTCACCAACCGCGAGACCTACGGGACGGCCTCGAAAGAGGCGGTGAACTTCCTCGATCCCGAGATCAAGGCCAATTTCACCCGGGGCCTTCCACCCGAGGTCCTGGCCAAGGTCAACTGGTACCCTCCCGTCCCCTCGGGCATCGAGGAGCTTGAGGGACGGACGCTCGACAAGATCAAGGCAGCCCGGTAA
- a CDS encoding ABC transporter ATP-binding protein — protein sequence MAMALSVRDLVKTFGSFTAVDHVSFDVEEGKFFSILGPSGCGKTTLLRMIAGFLRQDRGTILFDGEDMSDRAPNRRPVNLVFQNLALFPMMNVFENVAFGLRRRGERGPALEGKVRDMLERVGLPEAGGKRIDQLSGGQRQRIAIARCLVLDPTVLLLDEPLGALDAKLREHMKIELKALQAQVGTTFVYITHDQSEALVMSDAVAVMNGGRFEQIGTPQELYRHPKSSFVAQFVGSNNRLSVRLVHDGSGRPAARYGDFDLRLSGAEPLDGTEADLFIRPEAVEIEPEGTDFDVLRGTVRALLFDGGNSRLLVRPEGTDDELLVALPQTGRHDTVKVGDSLRIGWIPSSSRCFEKRGR from the coding sequence ATGGCCATGGCCCTTTCCGTTCGCGATCTCGTCAAGACCTTCGGCTCCTTCACCGCCGTCGATCACGTCTCCTTCGACGTCGAAGAGGGAAAGTTCTTCTCCATCCTGGGACCGTCGGGCTGCGGCAAGACGACGCTGCTCCGGATGATCGCCGGGTTTCTCCGGCAGGACAGGGGAACGATCCTTTTCGACGGGGAGGACATGAGCGACAGGGCGCCCAACAGGCGCCCCGTCAATCTGGTGTTCCAGAATCTGGCCCTCTTTCCCATGATGAACGTCTTCGAGAACGTCGCCTTCGGACTGCGCCGACGGGGGGAGAGGGGACCGGCCCTGGAGGGCAAGGTCCGTGACATGCTCGAACGGGTCGGCCTGCCCGAGGCGGGGGGGAAGCGGATCGACCAGCTCTCGGGCGGCCAGAGGCAGCGCATCGCCATCGCCCGCTGTCTCGTCCTGGACCCCACGGTGCTCCTTCTCGACGAGCCCCTGGGCGCCCTCGACGCCAAGCTGCGCGAACACATGAAGATCGAGCTCAAGGCCCTCCAGGCCCAGGTGGGGACGACGTTCGTCTACATCACCCACGATCAGTCGGAGGCCCTGGTCATGAGCGACGCCGTGGCCGTGATGAACGGCGGGCGCTTCGAGCAGATCGGGACGCCCCAGGAGCTCTACCGCCATCCGAAATCGTCCTTCGTGGCCCAGTTCGTCGGCAGCAACAACCGGCTTTCCGTCCGGCTCGTCCACGACGGCTCGGGGAGGCCGGCGGCCCGCTACGGCGATTTCGATCTGCGCCTTTCCGGGGCGGAGCCCCTCGACGGGACGGAGGCCGATCTGTTCATCCGCCCCGAGGCCGTGGAGATCGAGCCGGAGGGGACCGATTTCGACGTTCTGAGGGGCACCGTCAGGGCCCTTCTTTTCGACGGAGGCAACAGCCGCCTTCTCGTCCGCCCCGAGGGGACCGACGACGAGCTTCTCGTGGCTCTGCCCCAGACGGGGCGCCACGACACCGTCAAAGTCGGCGATTCCCTCCGCATCGGCTGGATCCCCTCGTCGTCGCGCTGCTTCGAGAAAAGGGGGCGATGA
- a CDS encoding ABC transporter permease, translating into MKTGRALNWGFLFFFLPVALWLALLIALPHLELLRLSFTSGTGAPTLANYRAFFAEPIYWLTFVRTALYAILVTAIVTAVALPIAFYVTKVADVRVGGFLTVLLLVPFWVSELVRVYGWIILLRESGVLNRLLTALGLLAEPVEMLYNDVTMVMGLVYTSMLFMIVPLVGVMDDLDDALIEAAYDLGASKGAIWRTIIIPHCAPGLVSGGIIVFMLVLGSYLTPNLMGGKNSLWFTEQIYNQIILYFNWNQGAAFGFLLLALSSLIVWAALKVTGQKFREVIR; encoded by the coding sequence GTGAAGACAGGCCGCGCCCTCAACTGGGGTTTCCTCTTCTTTTTCCTGCCCGTGGCTCTCTGGCTGGCCCTTCTCATCGCGCTGCCCCACCTGGAGCTGCTCCGCCTCTCCTTCACCTCCGGAACGGGGGCACCGACGCTGGCCAACTACAGGGCCTTTTTCGCCGAGCCCATCTACTGGCTCACCTTCGTCAGGACGGCCCTTTACGCGATCCTGGTGACGGCCATCGTCACGGCCGTCGCCCTGCCCATCGCCTTCTACGTCACCAAGGTCGCCGACGTCCGCGTCGGCGGCTTTCTCACCGTGCTCCTTCTCGTCCCCTTCTGGGTCAGCGAGCTGGTCCGCGTCTACGGCTGGATCATCCTCCTCCGCGAGAGCGGCGTCCTCAACCGCCTCCTGACGGCCCTGGGCCTGCTCGCCGAGCCCGTCGAGATGCTCTACAACGACGTCACCATGGTCATGGGTCTCGTCTACACGAGCATGCTCTTCATGATCGTCCCCCTCGTCGGCGTCATGGACGATCTCGACGACGCCCTCATCGAGGCGGCCTACGACCTCGGCGCCTCGAAGGGGGCCATCTGGCGCACCATCATCATCCCCCACTGCGCGCCGGGCCTCGTCTCGGGAGGCATCATCGTCTTCATGCTCGTTCTGGGCAGCTATCTGACGCCGAATCTCATGGGAGGCAAGAACTCCCTCTGGTTCACGGAGCAGATCTACAACCAGATCATCCTCTACTTCAACTGGAACCAGGGGGCGGCCTTCGGCTTCCTCCTCCTGGCTCTTTCGTCGCTCATCGTCTGGGCGGCCCTGAAGGTGACGGGCCAGAAATTCCGGGAGGTCATCCGATGA
- a CDS encoding ABC transporter permease has protein sequence MIRTLPSSRRYRLTFRLFVALYFLLLFAPLVVTMVLAFNDSLFPSLPWEGFTLDWFFGEGPRKYGIFHDRTNLRSLAVSFRLALIVTALSTFLGTCAAFLFEQEEFPFKGALYFLMLAPLVIPGVILGISILMFANSLGLAVENRFDLYVSSLGPGFPLMALGQASFISTIVALVVAARLKKFDRSLEEAAYNLGANRAQVLRFVTLPYLRPSILGGAAMAFLLSFENFNTTLFLAGSQATLPINMYMQVRDGSTPVINAISLLLILGASLFAVANLYGRRKTEP, from the coding sequence ATGATCCGGACCCTCCCCTCCTCGCGACGGTACCGCCTGACTTTCCGCCTTTTCGTGGCCCTCTACTTCCTCCTCCTCTTCGCCCCTCTCGTCGTGACGATGGTGCTGGCCTTCAACGATTCTCTCTTCCCCTCCCTGCCCTGGGAGGGCTTCACCCTCGACTGGTTTTTCGGCGAGGGGCCGCGGAAGTACGGCATCTTCCACGACAGGACCAACCTGCGCAGCCTGGCCGTCTCCTTCCGCCTGGCCCTGATCGTGACGGCCCTCTCCACCTTTCTCGGGACCTGCGCGGCCTTCCTCTTCGAGCAGGAGGAGTTCCCCTTCAAGGGAGCCCTCTACTTCCTCATGCTCGCCCCCCTCGTCATCCCCGGCGTCATCTTGGGCATCTCCATCCTCATGTTCGCCAACTCCCTGGGACTGGCCGTGGAAAACCGTTTCGACCTCTACGTCTCCTCCCTCGGCCCCGGCTTTCCCCTCATGGCGCTGGGCCAGGCCTCGTTCATCTCCACCATCGTGGCCCTCGTCGTCGCGGCGAGGCTGAAGAAGTTCGACCGCTCCCTGGAGGAGGCCGCCTACAACCTGGGAGCCAACAGGGCCCAGGTCCTCCGCTTCGTCACCCTCCCCTACCTGCGTCCCTCCATCCTGGGGGGGGCGGCCATGGCCTTCCTCCTCTCCTTCGAGAACTTCAACACCACCCTTTTCCTGGCCGGGTCGCAGGCGACGCTGCCCATCAACATGTACATGCAGGTCCGTGACGGCTCGACGCCGGTGATCAACGCCATCTCCCTTCTGCTGATCCTGGGGGCGTCCCTTTTCGCCGTGGCGAACCTCTACGGCCGCAGGAAGACCGAGCCCTGA
- a CDS encoding methyl-accepting chemotaxis protein: protein MTIRGKLIGMAVVVLAVIAVMAATTYYRGGTIVRGLVNTAGSEVVRTSAENIDGQFDRIEAMVLVAAESVRHAMTRLDLSDRAAVEDLVVALTEGAREKGIGSFRVGLAGTGELADGARWKAPEGYDARTRPWYASALAAGRGVVVFSEPFEEQINHTMNISVSTAVYDDGGKPLAVVVADMNVGAMSEAIAGLKVFGKGSGLLVLPSGVLVAYHDREKVLKANILKDPSFPEPLRKIGERMTAGASGFDTYTYEGEERQMFYVPTRRGYSLGILFPVSEITAMVHGLTTILLLVAALALVVTASIVAVVVRGLSRGIASMKAATEKLGEGDLTLKREDFAASSRDELGQMADALARMVAAQRETIAAVLGEADRNGQTAQSLAALAEEANASVSEIKHVVGQVADLAQSNAAALEEANASIEEVASSATSAAQSSTEGAEASHVTRAATEEAVSVVDSVITDVVKVGQISAASLKDMEALVRSVSAIAGFVTTISAIADQTNLLALNAAIEAARAGEAGRGFAVVAEEVRKLAEESNQAAREIGGLIDSLKVSADASTAGARQTGERMTETAEKAQQARDKLNRALADVERINDLMQTIAAAAQEQAASSEEMASAVDQVSKSTVEMAESSQTIRHSTEELAHAGSGVGRESQSMAEGAERMRDLLRRFRIDDGAGLLPVGRRS, encoded by the coding sequence ATGACCATTCGAGGCAAGCTGATCGGCATGGCGGTCGTCGTCCTGGCGGTGATCGCCGTCATGGCCGCGACGACCTACTATCGCGGCGGGACCATCGTCAGGGGACTCGTCAACACGGCGGGGTCGGAAGTCGTCCGCACTTCGGCCGAGAACATCGACGGCCAGTTCGACAGGATCGAGGCGATGGTCCTCGTGGCCGCCGAATCGGTGCGCCACGCCATGACCCGTCTCGACCTCTCCGACCGCGCGGCGGTGGAAGACCTCGTCGTGGCCCTCACCGAAGGGGCCAGGGAGAAGGGCATCGGCAGCTTCCGCGTCGGCCTGGCCGGGACGGGCGAGCTGGCCGACGGCGCCCGATGGAAGGCCCCCGAGGGCTACGACGCCCGCACCCGCCCCTGGTACGCGTCGGCTCTGGCCGCCGGCAGGGGCGTCGTCGTCTTCTCCGAGCCCTTCGAGGAGCAGATCAACCACACCATGAACATCTCCGTCTCGACGGCCGTCTACGACGACGGAGGGAAGCCCCTGGCCGTCGTCGTGGCCGACATGAACGTCGGCGCCATGAGCGAGGCCATAGCGGGCCTGAAGGTCTTCGGCAAGGGGAGCGGCCTTCTCGTTCTTCCCAGCGGCGTCCTCGTCGCCTATCACGACAGGGAGAAGGTCCTGAAGGCCAACATCCTCAAGGATCCCTCCTTCCCCGAGCCGCTTCGGAAGATCGGCGAGAGGATGACGGCCGGGGCCAGCGGCTTCGACACCTACACGTACGAGGGCGAGGAGCGCCAGATGTTCTACGTGCCGACGCGGAGGGGCTACTCGCTGGGCATCCTCTTTCCCGTCTCGGAGATCACGGCCATGGTCCACGGCCTCACGACGATCCTGCTGCTCGTCGCCGCTCTGGCCCTCGTCGTGACGGCTTCCATCGTCGCCGTCGTCGTCCGGGGGCTGTCGAGGGGGATCGCCTCCATGAAGGCGGCGACGGAGAAGCTGGGCGAGGGGGACCTGACGTTGAAGCGGGAGGATTTCGCCGCCTCGTCCCGGGACGAGCTGGGCCAGATGGCCGACGCCCTGGCCCGCATGGTCGCGGCCCAGAGGGAGACGATCGCCGCCGTCCTGGGCGAGGCCGACAGGAACGGCCAGACGGCCCAGTCCCTGGCGGCTCTGGCCGAGGAGGCCAACGCCTCCGTCTCGGAGATCAAGCATGTCGTCGGTCAGGTGGCCGACCTGGCCCAGTCGAACGCCGCCGCCCTGGAGGAGGCCAATGCCTCCATCGAGGAGGTGGCCTCGTCGGCCACGAGTGCCGCTCAGTCCTCGACGGAGGGGGCCGAGGCCTCGCACGTGACGCGGGCGGCGACGGAGGAGGCCGTCTCCGTCGTCGATTCGGTCATCACCGACGTCGTCAAGGTCGGCCAGATCAGCGCCGCCTCTCTGAAGGACATGGAGGCCCTCGTCCGATCCGTCTCGGCCATCGCCGGATTCGTGACGACCATCTCGGCCATCGCCGACCAGACGAACCTTCTGGCCCTCAACGCCGCCATCGAGGCGGCCCGGGCCGGAGAGGCGGGACGGGGCTTCGCCGTCGTCGCCGAAGAGGTCCGCAAGCTGGCCGAGGAGTCCAACCAGGCGGCCCGCGAGATCGGAGGGCTCATCGATTCCCTCAAGGTCAGCGCCGACGCCTCGACGGCGGGAGCGCGCCAGACGGGGGAGCGGATGACGGAGACGGCCGAAAAGGCCCAGCAGGCCCGCGACAAACTCAACCGGGCCCTGGCCGACGTGGAGCGCATCAACGACCTCATGCAGACCATCGCCGCCGCCGCCCAGGAACAGGCGGCCTCCAGCGAGGAGATGGCCAGCGCCGTCGACCAGGTCTCGAAGAGCACCGTCGAGATGGCCGAAAGCTCCCAGACGATCCGCCACAGCACGGAGGAGCTGGCCCATGCCGGTTCGGGCGTGGGACGCGAGTCTCAGTCCATGGCCGAGGGGGCCGAGCGGATGCGCGACCTTCTCCGCCGTTTCCGCATCGACGACGGGGCCGGTCTGCTCCCCGTCGGCCGCCGTTCCTGA
- a CDS encoding HD domain-containing phosphohydrolase codes for MTSSRAAGRALGLSRLRRRCLDLEEELRRERSRSAAIVEALTDPLFVVDGDGFIRYGHVPEEASFPLGEGVVGHRVEEFLEAEELERHYRTYRRCLSSGEVKSFSGTFSVEGRHRSYRTRFSPVEDGSCVALIRDVTGEREAESRLACRAAELERHQEAIIGSMAILAESRDGGTGAHIERTKAYVRLLLETSGAATLYPPEHVDLVWQSAALHDVGKVGVPDAILLKPGRLTKEEFDVIKQHPLIGARILERVEAILGKASFIPYAREIVEYHHERWDGTGYPQGLKGEAIPFSARLMAVADVYDALVTERPYHEPMGHDEALSVIVGGGGSHFDPAVVALFLSCADRFGEISRSL; via the coding sequence ATGACCTCGTCCAGGGCCGCCGGAAGGGCCCTCGGTCTTTCTCGGCTCCGGCGGCGCTGCCTCGATCTCGAAGAGGAGCTGCGCCGGGAGCGAAGCCGCAGCGCCGCCATCGTCGAGGCCCTGACCGATCCCCTTTTCGTCGTCGACGGCGACGGATTCATCCGTTACGGCCACGTTCCGGAAGAAGCGTCCTTCCCTCTCGGCGAGGGAGTCGTCGGCCACCGGGTGGAGGAGTTCCTCGAGGCGGAGGAGCTGGAGCGCCACTATCGGACCTACCGACGTTGCCTTTCGTCGGGAGAGGTCAAGAGTTTCAGCGGCACCTTTTCCGTCGAGGGGCGTCACCGAAGCTACCGGACCCGTTTCTCTCCCGTCGAGGACGGAAGCTGCGTCGCCCTCATCCGCGACGTGACGGGCGAGAGAGAGGCCGAGTCCCGCCTGGCCTGTCGGGCCGCCGAGCTGGAGCGTCATCAGGAGGCCATCATCGGCAGCATGGCCATCCTGGCCGAGTCGCGCGACGGAGGGACGGGCGCCCATATCGAGAGGACCAAGGCCTACGTGAGGCTTCTTCTGGAGACCTCGGGAGCGGCGACGCTCTATCCTCCGGAACACGTCGACCTGGTCTGGCAGTCGGCGGCGCTGCACGACGTGGGCAAGGTGGGCGTCCCCGACGCCATCCTCCTCAAGCCGGGAAGGCTGACGAAGGAGGAGTTCGACGTCATCAAGCAGCACCCTCTCATCGGCGCCCGCATCCTCGAGAGGGTCGAGGCCATTCTGGGAAAGGCCTCCTTCATCCCCTATGCCCGGGAGATCGTCGAATACCACCACGAGCGATGGGACGGCACGGGCTATCCCCAGGGCCTGAAGGGCGAGGCCATCCCCTTTTCGGCCCGTCTCATGGCCGTGGCCGATGTCTACGACGCCCTCGTCACGGAGCGCCCCTACCACGAGCCCATGGGCCACGACGAGGCCCTCTCCGTCATCGTCGGAGGGGGCGGCAGCCATTTCGATCCGGCCGTCGTCGCCCTCTTCCTGAGCTGCGCCGACCGGTTCGGGGAAATCTCCCGCTCTCTCTGA
- a CDS encoding helix-turn-helix domain-containing protein, translated as MNFGNRIKACRTRLGLSRTALASRLGVIGNTVYRWEKGERSPDQAMIVRLAQALDTSVAYLMEETDDSRSVGTRQKEPVSAETGPCFENSFPDGGGETPPLTLPSGRVLAVTARQSEAYRRWEGNRSLDATLAVAATLAVPLIDLVPSPPSVGDDRTKTQRDLALLLRTLAAIEADRLALGRLARRQDIDGLSENDARHILDVILDSARWVLHQTLQYPVR; from the coding sequence ATGAATTTCGGCAACCGCATCAAGGCCTGTCGCACTCGGTTGGGGCTTTCCCGGACGGCCCTCGCCTCCCGGCTCGGCGTGATCGGAAACACCGTCTACCGTTGGGAGAAGGGCGAGCGATCTCCCGACCAGGCCATGATCGTCCGCCTCGCTCAGGCTCTCGATACCTCCGTCGCCTACCTCATGGAGGAGACGGACGACAGCCGTTCCGTCGGCACCCGACAGAAAGAGCCGGTCTCCGCAGAGACCGGCCCCTGTTTCGAGAACAGTTTCCCCGACGGAGGAGGCGAAACGCCTCCTCTCACGTTGCCATCGGGACGGGTCCTGGCCGTCACGGCCCGCCAGAGCGAGGCCTACCGCCGCTGGGAGGGAAACCGCAGCCTCGACGCGACCCTCGCCGTCGCCGCGACCCTCGCCGTCCCCCTCATCGACCTCGTCCCCTCGCCTCCCTCCGTCGGGGACGACCGGACCAAGACCCAACGCGACCTCGCGCTGCTTTTGAGGACCCTGGCCGCCATCGAGGCCGATCGTCTGGCGCTGGGAAGGCTGGCCCGACGTCAGGACATCGACGGGCTTTCGGAGAATGACGCCCGGCACATTCTGGACGTCATTCTCGATTCGGCCCGATGGGTCCTCCACCAGACCCTTCAGTATCCCGTCAGGTAG
- a CDS encoding amidohydrolase family protein — MSLKVRSLFAALVLLSVPFPSEAREAVDRHMHLLSPMAAHRLRRLVGPELYGWTIETSSGATLVSLLDEAGFDGAFALSDAYLVTMAEMGSSDPRFDTRRSNAYAALQVLIHPRLVGFASVNPLIEGAPEAVDEAVDRFGLRGLKLHLANSDVDLRRDGDRKALDAVLERAEARGIPVLLHFRNRNPRFGARDGELFVDLLAEHGELRVQLAHLGGGGGLGRGHGGPAGDDP; from the coding sequence TCTTTCCGTTCCCTTCCCCTCCGAGGCCCGAGAGGCCGTCGACCGCCACATGCATCTGCTCAGTCCCATGGCGGCCCACCGCCTGAGGCGGCTTGTCGGCCCCGAGCTCTACGGCTGGACCATCGAAACGTCGTCGGGCGCGACCCTCGTCTCCCTCCTCGACGAGGCCGGTTTCGACGGCGCCTTCGCCCTCTCCGACGCCTACCTCGTGACGATGGCCGAGATGGGCTCCTCCGATCCCCGGTTCGACACGCGGAGGAGCAACGCCTACGCGGCCCTCCAGGTCCTGATCCACCCCCGCCTGGTGGGATTCGCCTCCGTCAACCCTCTTATCGAGGGGGCTCCCGAGGCCGTCGACGAAGCCGTCGACCGCTTCGGCCTCAGGGGGCTCAAGCTGCACCTGGCCAACTCCGACGTCGATCTGAGGCGCGACGGGGACCGGAAGGCCCTCGATGCCGTTCTCGAGCGGGCCGAGGCCAGAGGAATTCCCGTCCTTCTCCACTTCCGCAACCGCAACCCCCGTTTCGGTGCCCGAGACGGGGAGCTTTTCGTCGACCTTCTGGCCGAGCACGGCGAGCTGCGCGTCCAGTTGGCCCATCTCGGCGGCGGGGGGGGGCTGGGACGAGGCCACGGAGGCCCTGCTGGAGACGATCCTTAG